A single region of the Lates calcarifer isolate ASB-BC8 linkage group LG3, TLL_Latcal_v3, whole genome shotgun sequence genome encodes:
- the LOC108900434 gene encoding LOW QUALITY PROTEIN: hairy/enhancer-of-split related with YRPW motif-like protein (The sequence of the model RefSeq protein was modified relative to this genomic sequence to represent the inferred CDS: inserted 5 bases in 4 codons), whose translation MKRPHDYSSPDSDTDEFIDVGQEDSYCPVTGSMSPGSASQILARKKRRGVKRRRDRINHSLSELRRLVPSAFEKQGSSKLEKAEILQMTVDHLKLLHAMGGKGYFDXRALAVDYRTLGFRECVGEVVRYLSSLEGESPDPIGARLXSHLSHCASELDPLLLQSXPGSALPFPPWPWASFPQISPTSPASSSPPFPNGRRDLALLGSYPSPASLRLAPLAGCQQGAPPLLAPTALATVHRMPSLAASPALAPSRPTQPSPHCATRASPLPLPTXSSSSPSSSSSSSTSSTSAPPQVSFRPFAPLGSPTAQRRGLSGSAKATQGWGTEIGAF comes from the exons atgaagagacCTCACGACTACAGCTCCCCAGACTCGGACACAGACGAGTTTATTGACGTGGGACAAGAAGACAGCTATTG CCCAGTCACCGGGTCCATGTCTCCTGGCAGCGCCTCGCAGATTCTGGCTcgaaagaagagaagaggggtgA AGAGGCGCAGAGACCGCATCAACCACAGCCTGTCAGAGCTCCGCAGACTTGTACCCAGTGCTTTTGAGAAACAG GGTTCATCTAAGCTGGAGAAAGCAGAGATTCTGCAGATGACAGTGGACCACCTCAAACTGCTGCATGCCATGGGAGGAAAAG GATACTTTG CGAGGGCCTTGGCAGTCGATTATAGGACCCTGGGTTTTAGGGAGTGTGTTGGGGAGGTGGTGCGGTACCTCAGTTCCCTTGAGGGGGAGTCCCCGGACCCTATAGGAGCCCGCCT GTCCCACCTCTCACACTGCGCAAGTGAGTTAGACCCTCTCCTCTTACAGT GCCCCGGCTCCGCCTTGCCCTTCCCTCCTTGGCCGTGGGCGTCCTTTCCTCAGATCTCCCCCACCTCGCCAGCCTCCTCCTCGCCTCCATTCCCCAACGGGCGACGGGATCTCGCCCTGCTGGGGAGCTACCCATCGCCTGCCTCCCTCCGCCTCGCCCCCTTGGCTGGCTGCCAGCAAGGCGCACCGCCACTCCTCGCGCCCACAGCTCTGGCCACCGTCCACAGGATGCCCTCCCTCGCTGCGTCCCCAGCCCTCGCCCCCTCCAGGCCGACCCAGCCATCCCCTCACTGTGCCACCAGGGCCTCGCCTCTTCCCCTCCCca cttcctcttcctctccctcctcctcctcctcctcttctacttCATCAACCTCTGCTCCGCCGCAAGTCTCTTTCAGGCCCTTTGCGCCTCTGGGGTCTCCCACAGCCCAGCGCAGGGGCTTGAGCGGTTCAGCCAAGGCGACCCAGGGATGGGGGACTGAGATCGGAGCCTTCTGA